One stretch of Ostrinia nubilalis chromosome 11, ilOstNubi1.1, whole genome shotgun sequence DNA includes these proteins:
- the LOC135076353 gene encoding uncharacterized protein LOC135076353 isoform X1: protein MTCGAECLSIGPPPDSILHMPPPPLPAFLASAANLTPPCRASKCPPLQNNEDNALFPGVEYHELPRHEPAGNDDTWFLVLITCCIAVLCIAALLALFLLKCRDFVHRARGGCKSGTGKASGSNALYGGAALDSRVLWAALTPRGTRHFVADTYPHDETEDHHYECVEPPLYKLGPPEDLTITRHFNVEYEDPAPLIESYSDRTEEYFRNGMDTLRRGRPLVSSPTRIERPNLPPLNLQPRTLRRAPHSRRVSDANNPEKSAI from the exons ATGACGTGCGGGGCAGAATGTCTGTCGATCGGCCCCCCACCGGACTCGATCCTGCAcatgccgccgccgccgctaccCGCGTTCCTGGCCAGTGCTGCCAACCTGACGCCGCCATGCAGGGCTTCTAAGTGCCCGCCATTGCAGAACAACGAGGACAACGCTCTGTTCCCGGGAGTGGAATACCATGAGCTGCCTAGACACG AGCCAGCCGGCAACGATGACACGTGGTTCTTAGTCCTGATCACATGCTGCATCGCCGTGCTTTGCATTGCGGCACTTCTTGCGCTCTTCTTGCTCAAGTGCAGAGA CTTTGTTCACAGAGCGCGCGGCGGCTGCAAAAGCGGAACTGGCAAGGCCAGTGGCTCGAACGCTCTATACGGGGGCGCAGCCCTGGACTCCCGGGTGCTCTGGGCGGCTCTAACGCCGCGGGGCACCCGCCACTTCGTCGCCGACACCTACCCTCACGATGAGACCGAGGACCACCACTACGAGTGCGTCGAGCCTCCGCTGTACAAGCTCGGGCCTCCAGAAGACCTCACAATCACGCGTCACTTCAACGTCGAATACGAGGACCCGGCTCCTCTCATCGAAAGCTACAGCGACCGAACAGAGGAGTACTTCCGAAATGGCATGGATACCCTCCGCCGTGGGCGACCCCTCGTGTCCTCTCCGACCAGAATCGAGCGCCCCAACCTTCCTCCTCTAAACCTCCAGCCCCGAACCCTCCGAAGGGCACCACATTCCCGCCGGGTGAGCGATGCAAACAACCCCGAGAAGTCGGCCATCTGA
- the LOC135076353 gene encoding uncharacterized protein LOC135076353 isoform X2, with product MTCGAECLSIGPPPDSILHMPPPPLPAFLASAANLTPPCRASKCPPLQNNEDNALFPGVEYHELPRHEPAGNDDTWFLVLITCCIAVLCIAALLALFLLKCREARGGCKSGTGKASGSNALYGGAALDSRVLWAALTPRGTRHFVADTYPHDETEDHHYECVEPPLYKLGPPEDLTITRHFNVEYEDPAPLIESYSDRTEEYFRNGMDTLRRGRPLVSSPTRIERPNLPPLNLQPRTLRRAPHSRRVSDANNPEKSAI from the exons ATGACGTGCGGGGCAGAATGTCTGTCGATCGGCCCCCCACCGGACTCGATCCTGCAcatgccgccgccgccgctaccCGCGTTCCTGGCCAGTGCTGCCAACCTGACGCCGCCATGCAGGGCTTCTAAGTGCCCGCCATTGCAGAACAACGAGGACAACGCTCTGTTCCCGGGAGTGGAATACCATGAGCTGCCTAGACACG AGCCAGCCGGCAACGATGACACGTGGTTCTTAGTCCTGATCACATGCTGCATCGCCGTGCTTTGCATTGCGGCACTTCTTGCGCTCTTCTTGCTCAAGTGCAGAGA AGCGCGCGGCGGCTGCAAAAGCGGAACTGGCAAGGCCAGTGGCTCGAACGCTCTATACGGGGGCGCAGCCCTGGACTCCCGGGTGCTCTGGGCGGCTCTAACGCCGCGGGGCACCCGCCACTTCGTCGCCGACACCTACCCTCACGATGAGACCGAGGACCACCACTACGAGTGCGTCGAGCCTCCGCTGTACAAGCTCGGGCCTCCAGAAGACCTCACAATCACGCGTCACTTCAACGTCGAATACGAGGACCCGGCTCCTCTCATCGAAAGCTACAGCGACCGAACAGAGGAGTACTTCCGAAATGGCATGGATACCCTCCGCCGTGGGCGACCCCTCGTGTCCTCTCCGACCAGAATCGAGCGCCCCAACCTTCCTCCTCTAAACCTCCAGCCCCGAACCCTCCGAAGGGCACCACATTCCCGCCGGGTGAGCGATGCAAACAACCCCGAGAAGTCGGCCATCTGA